One stretch of Aquimarina sp. Aq107 DNA includes these proteins:
- a CDS encoding TonB-dependent receptor — protein MKNILMLAIFLIYGIHSYAQSFQGKVVDNSNNPLTGATIIASNTTTNGVMSDINGNFTITLLNSNQVTISFLGYTTKKVSLTSGVNIIRLSIDNVALEEVFVTSASREIQKRSDVPGSIATISAKTIEETKAFGIDQLVNQVPGVFMSTSRAASNEQHFMAVRSPISTKALFLYLEDGLQIRPTSVFNHNALLEMNDISYDRIEVLKGPASSIYGSESIGGSFNFITKNPTKNLSGSLGFQTNDIGLTRYELEVSNKTSDKFGFYLGGHYVQRKNGPIEHSDYEKLAVTFKTVYDFSETTKWTTVLDIVDYRSDMTGSLSESDYLGGNFESDQTFTEREALAFRLRTSLDKFWNDRNKTSFNFIFRDNTMDQNPSYRVRQFRDQGQLTGFGSGEINSNQFKSFVGLIQHKLDFNFANSSLILGATGDFSPQKYVAETTSVIVDTETGRNTDFTINSGDFILNYKADIFNYAGFLQYEISPIAPLKVTAAIRYDGFKYDYNNQADGIVGVEDTVDNFNNLTPKLGINYNFSGQTGIYANYSQGFTPPQVSTLYRNSNQLQGIKPSRYNNYEIGGYYTIPAKLTLDAAIYVLEGKNTLITLRDEDDNFFNTNAGKTRSYGVEYGITYKILKELSISHNGSYAKHEYIDFFDSGVDYSDTERETAPSLLGTSAITYRKDFGNIGFSITGEHELVGSYNTSFENQVQNDDGSFGTATYNGHTIFNLRASVNYKGIELWGHALNILDELYAARASYNVFRSENSFTIGNPRAFHLGVRYNF, from the coding sequence ATGAAAAACATACTAATGTTAGCTATATTCCTTATTTATGGAATTCATAGTTACGCACAATCTTTTCAAGGAAAAGTTGTAGACAATTCTAACAACCCACTAACAGGAGCAACAATAATAGCATCTAACACGACTACAAATGGAGTAATGAGCGATATTAATGGGAACTTTACAATAACACTCCTAAACTCAAATCAAGTTACCATTAGCTTTTTAGGATATACAACTAAAAAAGTCTCTCTTACTAGTGGCGTTAATATTATCCGCTTATCTATTGATAATGTAGCGTTAGAAGAAGTTTTTGTTACCTCTGCAAGTAGAGAAATCCAAAAACGTTCTGATGTTCCTGGGTCTATCGCTACCATATCTGCAAAAACTATAGAAGAGACAAAAGCTTTTGGTATTGATCAATTGGTTAATCAAGTTCCTGGAGTTTTTATGTCAACTTCTAGGGCTGCTAGCAATGAACAACATTTCATGGCGGTCCGATCTCCTATTTCTACAAAAGCATTGTTTTTATATCTAGAAGATGGATTGCAAATACGTCCAACTTCTGTATTTAATCATAACGCATTATTAGAAATGAATGATATTTCTTATGATCGCATAGAAGTACTAAAAGGACCGGCATCCAGTATTTACGGTAGCGAGTCTATTGGAGGTAGTTTTAATTTTATTACTAAGAACCCTACAAAAAACCTTAGTGGTAGTTTAGGGTTCCAGACTAATGATATTGGATTAACTCGTTATGAATTAGAGGTTTCGAATAAAACCAGTGACAAGTTTGGGTTTTATTTAGGAGGACATTATGTACAACGAAAAAATGGCCCCATAGAACATAGTGATTACGAAAAACTAGCGGTAACATTTAAGACCGTGTACGATTTTTCTGAAACTACAAAATGGACAACTGTTCTAGATATTGTAGATTACAGATCAGATATGACTGGTTCTTTAAGTGAATCTGATTATTTAGGAGGAAACTTTGAAAGCGATCAAACTTTTACGGAACGAGAAGCACTAGCTTTTAGACTAAGAACCTCACTAGATAAATTCTGGAATGATCGAAACAAAACTTCTTTTAATTTTATTTTCAGAGATAATACGATGGATCAAAATCCATCATACAGAGTTCGTCAATTTAGAGATCAAGGTCAGTTAACTGGATTTGGTTCTGGAGAAATAAACTCTAATCAATTTAAGAGTTTTGTGGGTTTAATACAGCATAAACTAGATTTTAATTTTGCCAATTCTTCTTTAATACTAGGTGCTACGGGTGATTTTTCTCCACAAAAATATGTAGCAGAAACTACTAGTGTTATAGTTGATACAGAAACTGGGAGGAATACAGATTTTACAATCAATTCAGGAGATTTCATATTAAATTATAAAGCAGACATTTTTAATTATGCAGGGTTTCTACAATATGAAATATCACCAATAGCGCCTTTAAAAGTAACTGCCGCAATTCGCTATGATGGATTTAAATATGATTATAACAATCAGGCAGATGGTATTGTAGGTGTAGAAGATACCGTAGATAATTTTAATAATCTTACTCCTAAACTTGGAATCAACTACAACTTTTCGGGTCAGACCGGTATCTATGCTAATTATTCTCAAGGGTTTACTCCTCCTCAGGTTTCTACATTATACAGAAACAGTAATCAATTACAAGGTATAAAACCAAGTAGATATAATAACTACGAAATTGGTGGGTATTATACGATTCCGGCAAAACTTACTTTAGATGCTGCTATATATGTTTTAGAAGGAAAAAACACACTTATCACACTAAGGGATGAAGATGACAATTTCTTTAATACTAATGCAGGTAAAACTAGATCTTACGGAGTAGAATACGGGATTACTTATAAAATTCTCAAAGAATTATCCATTTCACACAACGGTAGTTATGCGAAGCATGAATATATAGACTTTTTTGATTCAGGTGTAGATTATTCTGACACAGAAAGAGAAACTGCTCCTAGTTTATTAGGGACTTCTGCTATTACCTATCGCAAGGATTTTGGAAACATTGGTTTTAGTATTACAGGAGAGCATGAACTGGTAGGAAGTTATAATACTAGCTTTGAGAATCAAGTACAAAACGATGATGGTTCTTTTGGTACAGCTACTTATAATGGTCATACTATTTTTAACCTTAGGGCATCAGTAAACTATAAGGGAATTGAGTTATGGGGACACGCTTTAAATATTCTTGATGAATTATATGCCGCAAGAGCCTCATATAATGTGTTTAGAAGCGAAAATAGTTTTACAATAGGAAACCCAAGAGCTTTTCATCTTGGAGTTCGATATAATTTTTAA
- a CDS encoding OmpA family protein: protein MRKIILLASVLLFTNSFVHAQKKKDLIAEIDKLRQELKGTQGELTEAKKNERVSESKVKTMEAQVADLKETNASLLANMNSFTELSNKKATNLQTSQEIIKAKDRQLNVINDAITANDSTNLAVFSQFKNAIGGDNIKISGSTIFIILPNTTLFGENDKNYIVDDKAKPTLEKIAATLNANPNLTITVEGNSNALKLDGKKLIDNWDLSSRQAASVVRVLQSDYKVDPKRMESLGKSEYGTEGIETITRIIIDPKFDQFYNLVKDNMKN from the coding sequence ATGAGAAAAATTATTTTATTAGCCTCTGTACTATTATTTACAAATTCGTTTGTACATGCACAAAAAAAGAAAGACCTAATTGCGGAAATTGATAAGCTTAGACAAGAACTAAAAGGCACCCAAGGAGAGCTCACAGAAGCCAAAAAGAATGAAAGAGTAAGCGAATCTAAGGTTAAAACTATGGAAGCGCAAGTAGCTGATCTTAAAGAAACCAACGCTAGTCTTTTGGCTAACATGAATAGTTTCACTGAATTATCAAATAAAAAAGCTACTAACTTACAAACGTCTCAAGAAATCATTAAAGCAAAAGATAGACAACTAAATGTTATTAATGATGCTATTACTGCTAATGATTCAACGAATTTAGCTGTATTTAGTCAATTTAAAAACGCCATTGGAGGCGATAATATAAAGATTAGCGGAAGTACTATATTTATAATTCTACCTAATACAACTCTTTTTGGAGAAAATGACAAAAATTATATTGTAGATGATAAAGCGAAACCAACTTTAGAAAAAATAGCTGCTACATTGAATGCAAATCCTAATCTTACTATTACAGTAGAAGGAAACAGCAATGCACTAAAGCTTGATGGAAAAAAACTAATTGACAATTGGGATTTAAGTTCTAGACAAGCTGCATCAGTAGTTAGAGTACTTCAATCTGATTATAAAGTAGATCCAAAACGCATGGAATCTTTAGGTAAAAGTGAATACGGTACGGAAGGTATAGAAACAATAACTCGTATTATAATTGATCCTAAATTTGATCAGTTTTATAACCTAGTTAAAGATAATATGAAAAATTAG
- a CDS encoding AraC family transcriptional regulator has protein sequence MIPILNITQFDKEESLTDFYSNDLKNHLIKNKNIFHKSHKHDFFLCVFFSKGSGIHEVDFDSYTVKPGSVFFLMPGQTHYWKFQEQPEGYIFFHSQNFYEFQFSNKKLQRFPFYYSYKNPPYLNLTKEEMPVIKSYFEQINSEYNQTLVFNKDKIVSLVDLIYIDLSRLYINRKTEYLSSTPTYLKTLASLEVIIEQFYKNEKSAKFYAEKLNISPKHLNRIARTTLNKTTTDLITERIMLEAKRLIVHSDSSLSLIGESLGYEDYAYFSRVFKLRTDKTPLEFRREYRY, from the coding sequence ATGATCCCAATATTAAATATAACGCAATTTGACAAGGAAGAATCCTTAACCGATTTTTACAGTAATGATCTTAAAAATCATTTAATTAAAAACAAGAATATCTTTCATAAATCACATAAGCATGACTTTTTCTTATGTGTATTTTTTTCGAAAGGTTCTGGTATACACGAGGTTGATTTTGATTCTTATACTGTAAAGCCGGGAAGTGTATTTTTTTTAATGCCAGGTCAGACACATTATTGGAAATTTCAAGAACAACCAGAAGGGTATATCTTTTTTCATTCTCAGAATTTTTATGAATTTCAGTTTTCTAACAAAAAACTTCAGCGATTTCCTTTTTACTATTCATATAAAAACCCTCCTTATTTGAACTTAACTAAAGAAGAGATGCCCGTAATCAAATCATATTTCGAACAAATAAATTCAGAATATAACCAAACGTTGGTTTTTAATAAGGATAAAATAGTGAGTCTAGTAGATCTAATTTATATAGATTTATCTCGTTTGTATATTAATAGAAAGACGGAATATTTATCATCAACTCCGACGTATCTAAAAACCCTAGCTTCTCTAGAAGTGATCATAGAACAGTTTTATAAAAATGAAAAATCAGCTAAGTTTTATGCAGAAAAACTAAACATTTCTCCAAAACATTTAAATAGAATTGCAAGAACGACACTAAATAAAACTACAACAGATTTGATAACAGAACGTATTATGTTAGAAGCAAAAAGGTTAATAGTTCACTCGGATAGTTCCTTATCGTTAATTGGAGAAAGTTTAGGTTATGAGGACTACGCTTATTTTTCTAGGGTATTCAAGTTAAGAACAGATAAAACACCTTTAGAATTTAGAAGAGAATATCGTTATTAA
- a CDS encoding AraC family transcriptional regulator — protein MRLDYSSIKDESSFILTDFNCSSSLDLLRNKGLYKIIWSKDHEVSFRIDGSLIELQKDQIIFCTPLNVLEIENNTDGIISLVFNREFYCIRDHDQEVSCNGFLFFGSSVPQILSLDEKEKVSFSMMFDSFREEFENKDQIQGEMLQTLLKRFLIKSRRLIKEDLPESEIPNNQLDIIRKFNILIEQHFREKHQVAEYAELLFKSPKTLSNLFNKYSDKSPLATINERIVLEAKRLLLYSDKTSEEIAYELGYKEAGHFSKFFKKHTTMNPTEFKNRKLTNS, from the coding sequence ATGAGATTAGATTATTCAAGTATAAAAGATGAGAGCTCATTTATTCTTACAGATTTTAATTGTTCTTCATCATTAGATTTACTCAGAAATAAAGGGTTGTATAAGATTATATGGAGTAAAGATCATGAAGTTAGTTTTCGTATAGATGGATCTCTTATAGAATTACAAAAAGATCAAATTATTTTTTGTACTCCACTCAATGTATTAGAAATAGAAAATAATACAGACGGAATTATTTCGCTTGTATTTAATAGAGAGTTTTATTGTATAAGAGATCATGATCAAGAAGTGTCTTGTAATGGTTTTTTGTTTTTTGGTTCTTCAGTTCCGCAAATATTATCCCTTGATGAAAAAGAAAAAGTAAGTTTTTCTATGATGTTTGATTCTTTTAGAGAAGAATTTGAAAATAAAGATCAGATCCAAGGAGAAATGCTTCAGACACTTTTAAAAAGGTTTTTGATAAAATCGAGAAGATTAATTAAGGAAGACTTACCAGAATCTGAGATTCCGAATAACCAGTTAGACATAATTAGAAAATTTAATATTCTTATAGAACAACATTTTCGAGAAAAACATCAAGTAGCGGAATACGCAGAGTTGTTGTTTAAATCACCTAAGACACTGTCTAATTTATTTAATAAATACAGTGATAAATCGCCATTGGCAACAATTAATGAACGTATAGTGCTAGAGGCAAAAAGATTGTTGCTATATTCTGATAAAACATCAGAAGAGATTGCTTACGAATTGGGATATAAAGAAGCAGGACATTTTTCTAAGTTTTTTAAGAAACATACTACTATGAATCCAACAGAATTTAAAAATAGAAAACTCACTAATTCATAG
- a CDS encoding cytochrome ubiquinol oxidase subunit I, whose protein sequence is MENLDAARLQMAFTLIFHIVFACIGMVMPFFMVVSHYKWLKTKDQIYLTLTKAWQKGVAIFFVTGAVSGTALSFELGLLWPEFMKHAGPIIGMPFSLEGAAFFVEAIALGFYLYGWNKLPEKFHWFTGVIIGLSGVASGILVVAANGWMNSPSGFDYIDGQFLNIDPVQAMLNPAWFTQALHMTLAAFTATGFAVAGIHAYQVYKGRKVALHTKAFKIALTFGAIAAILQPISGDISAKDIAERQPVKLAAMEAHYNTEKGAPLYLGGIVDADTQEVKYKIAIPGMLSFLAFGDFDAEVKGLNDFPEDERPNVPIVHYAFQTMVGIGGILMLAGLLYFISLKKKRWLNNNKYWILFVLLAPLGFIALEAGWIVTEVGRQPWIIHKIMRTKDAVTPMPGIVFSFYTYIVVYLSLSIAVTWLMIRQIKVLNAKND, encoded by the coding sequence ATGGAAAACCTTGATGCAGCAAGACTCCAGATGGCATTTACCTTAATATTTCATATTGTTTTTGCATGTATTGGAATGGTAATGCCTTTTTTTATGGTGGTGTCACATTATAAGTGGTTAAAAACTAAAGATCAAATTTATTTAACGCTAACAAAAGCTTGGCAAAAAGGAGTGGCAATTTTTTTTGTTACTGGTGCAGTTTCGGGGACTGCTTTGTCCTTTGAATTAGGTTTATTATGGCCAGAGTTCATGAAGCATGCGGGTCCTATTATAGGAATGCCTTTTTCACTAGAAGGGGCAGCTTTTTTTGTAGAAGCAATAGCGCTAGGATTTTATCTATATGGTTGGAATAAATTACCAGAAAAATTTCATTGGTTTACAGGTGTTATAATTGGATTATCCGGAGTCGCTTCTGGAATTTTGGTTGTAGCAGCTAATGGATGGATGAATTCTCCTAGTGGATTTGATTATATAGATGGTCAATTTTTAAATATTGACCCAGTACAAGCGATGCTAAATCCGGCTTGGTTTACCCAGGCATTGCATATGACATTAGCTGCTTTTACAGCGACTGGTTTTGCTGTTGCCGGAATTCATGCGTATCAAGTATATAAAGGAAGAAAGGTAGCCCTGCATACCAAAGCATTTAAAATTGCATTAACATTCGGGGCGATTGCTGCGATATTACAACCAATTAGTGGAGATATATCTGCAAAAGATATTGCGGAGAGACAACCGGTGAAATTAGCGGCAATGGAAGCACACTACAATACAGAAAAAGGTGCTCCATTATATCTGGGCGGTATCGTTGATGCAGATACCCAAGAAGTAAAATATAAAATTGCTATTCCTGGGATGCTATCCTTTCTAGCGTTTGGAGATTTTGATGCTGAGGTTAAAGGGTTGAATGATTTTCCAGAGGATGAACGTCCGAATGTTCCTATAGTGCATTATGCTTTTCAGACAATGGTTGGTATTGGAGGAATATTGATGCTTGCGGGACTGTTATATTTTATTTCTTTAAAAAAGAAAAGATGGTTGAATAATAATAAATATTGGATACTTTTTGTTTTGTTAGCTCCTCTTGGTTTTATAGCCTTAGAGGCTGGATGGATTGTAACAGAAGTGGGAAGACAACCTTGGATTATTCATAAAATAATGAGAACTAAAGATGCGGTGACTCCAATGCCAGGAATTGTATTTAGTTTTTATACATATATAGTTGTCTATCTATCATTATCAATTGCAGTTACATGGTTGATGATTCGTCAAATCAAAGTTCTTAATGCCAAAAATGATTAG
- a CDS encoding vanadium-dependent haloperoxidase — translation MKLSNFRILLVFSITAIFIQSCSYDNEEIDSETLDTETIDDLNKGPNESDTTIDLITDWNSLWVELDQYAFGMRPNATARALAYIHLAAYETAVHDMRGYRSIENRLDGLQINDRERDRNISLDLALNTCYAIVMDHFMNNIDPSIDNKIGLLQSEYEDQLSQRLRRRDIRNSIEWGTHVAEQVIAYSQTDTEAETQILEPQPLDYEPPVGPGLWSYSAEPERGLFPYWGKVRTFVISSEETTSIPPPLNYSTDPNSDYFAEMNEVYTVSTRAAEETNEELWIAEFWSDDVEGLMVSPPGRQIAIANQLIEKYDLDYDRSLAMLLKLGFSLNDAAVSSWADKYEYLVMRPSVYIQEFINPDYQTNLFKFIFWPNPTFPGYPSGHSTFASAAAGIFIDEFGNDTNFTDRTHEGRTEFLGQPRQFDSFTEMAEENAFSRIPLGVHIRIDCTEGYRLGYEISDAVNRYRLRN, via the coding sequence ATGAAACTATCAAACTTTAGAATACTACTAGTATTCTCTATTACGGCTATTTTTATACAATCTTGTTCATATGACAATGAAGAAATAGACTCAGAAACATTGGATACTGAAACCATTGATGATCTAAACAAAGGTCCTAATGAATCTGATACTACTATCGATTTGATCACTGACTGGAACTCTTTATGGGTCGAATTAGATCAATACGCATTCGGGATGCGACCTAATGCAACCGCTAGAGCTTTAGCGTATATACACTTAGCAGCATATGAAACTGCTGTGCACGATATGAGAGGATATCGTTCTATAGAAAATAGACTGGATGGATTGCAAATAAATGACCGCGAAAGAGATAGAAATATCAGTCTAGACTTAGCATTAAACACATGTTACGCTATTGTTATGGATCATTTTATGAATAACATTGATCCATCTATAGACAATAAGATAGGTCTACTACAATCTGAATATGAAGATCAACTTTCGCAAAGATTAAGACGACGAGATATCAGAAACTCTATCGAATGGGGAACCCACGTAGCAGAACAAGTTATTGCTTATAGTCAAACGGATACAGAAGCAGAAACGCAAATTTTAGAACCACAACCACTTGATTACGAACCACCTGTTGGTCCAGGTTTATGGAGCTATAGTGCAGAACCAGAACGTGGTTTATTTCCTTACTGGGGAAAAGTAAGAACTTTTGTAATTTCTTCTGAAGAAACTACTAGTATTCCTCCACCATTAAATTATAGTACAGATCCAAATAGTGATTATTTTGCAGAAATGAATGAAGTGTACACAGTAAGTACAAGAGCTGCAGAAGAAACTAATGAAGAATTATGGATCGCAGAATTTTGGTCAGATGATGTAGAAGGTTTAATGGTAAGTCCTCCTGGAAGACAAATTGCTATCGCTAATCAATTAATAGAAAAATACGATCTTGATTATGATAGATCATTAGCTATGCTCCTTAAACTAGGTTTTTCTTTGAATGATGCAGCTGTTTCTTCATGGGCTGATAAGTATGAGTATTTAGTAATGCGGCCAAGTGTTTATATTCAAGAATTCATTAACCCTGATTATCAAACAAACTTATTTAAATTTATTTTTTGGCCAAACCCTACATTCCCAGGATACCCATCTGGTCACTCTACATTTGCTTCTGCTGCTGCAGGAATATTCATAGATGAGTTTGGAAACGATACTAATTTCACGGATCGAACACACGAAGGTAGAACAGAATTCTTAGGTCAACCAAGACAATTTGATTCATTTACAGAAATGGCCGAAGAAAATGCTTTTTCAAGAATTCCACTAGGAGTGCATATTAGGATCGATTGTACAGAAGGATATCGTTTAGGGTATGAAATATCCGATGCCGTAAATAGATATCGATTAAGAAACTAA
- a CDS encoding PepSY domain-containing protein: MKKNSKLNKWLWKWHFIAGLISLPFILILSITGIIYLFKSDYETPRQKHIKEVVITDSPISLQEQWKIANETAIKKPNSMVISKSLNHATEFVSGRFGGKSSLFINPYLGTVSGEIIAKQTNMHTVRKLHGELLMGKFGTKIIELIASWMIVLILTGLYVWWPERGWKLKGYFIPRTNLDRRTFYRDIHSISGFWISILLVMILIGGFPWTDVFGENFKTAQKLTNTGYPIGWRGDQLKSNITGRTPLTLDQMVSKAKTLKLPGEVTVSFPKGPKGIFSVSNFNPSDLNTQQKIHFDQYSGEPILKLTWKDVGVLMRARMWFMAFHQGQFGIVNWWLILLTAITLTIMSVSAILSYLLRKRKKSWGVPKVPSSFKVGYGIIILLILLSLVFPLFGASLLLILGMEYLRKKQSRKIS; encoded by the coding sequence ATGAAAAAAAATTCAAAACTTAATAAATGGCTTTGGAAATGGCATTTTATCGCAGGATTAATATCTCTTCCATTTATTCTAATACTTTCTATTACAGGAATTATTTATTTATTTAAATCTGATTATGAGACTCCGAGACAGAAACATATAAAAGAAGTAGTTATTACGGATAGTCCCATTTCTCTACAAGAACAATGGAAGATAGCTAATGAAACAGCTATCAAAAAACCAAACTCAATGGTTATCTCAAAATCTCTTAATCACGCTACAGAATTTGTCTCAGGAAGGTTTGGAGGTAAGAGTAGTTTATTCATAAATCCATATTTGGGCACCGTTTCTGGTGAGATCATTGCCAAACAAACAAATATGCATACGGTTCGAAAATTACACGGAGAATTGTTAATGGGCAAATTTGGCACTAAAATCATCGAATTAATTGCAAGTTGGATGATTGTTTTAATTCTTACTGGCTTATATGTTTGGTGGCCAGAAAGAGGATGGAAATTAAAAGGATATTTTATCCCAAGAACAAACCTAGACCGTAGAACTTTTTATAGAGATATTCATTCTATTTCAGGTTTTTGGATATCTATTTTATTAGTAATGATTTTAATAGGAGGTTTTCCGTGGACAGATGTTTTTGGAGAAAATTTCAAAACTGCGCAAAAATTAACCAATACTGGATACCCAATCGGTTGGAGAGGTGACCAACTAAAATCGAATATTACCGGAAGAACACCCTTAACATTAGATCAAATGGTTTCTAAAGCTAAAACACTAAAACTTCCTGGTGAGGTAACAGTAAGTTTTCCTAAAGGACCAAAAGGAATATTTAGTGTATCTAACTTTAACCCTTCAGATTTAAACACCCAACAAAAAATACATTTTGATCAATACTCAGGTGAACCAATCCTAAAACTTACTTGGAAAGATGTAGGAGTTTTAATGCGCGCAAGAATGTGGTTTATGGCGTTTCATCAAGGTCAGTTCGGCATCGTTAATTGGTGGTTAATTCTTCTTACTGCGATCACGTTAACCATAATGAGTGTATCAGCCATTCTATCTTATTTATTAAGAAAACGAAAAAAAAGTTGGGGAGTTCCAAAAGTTCCTTCATCTTTTAAAGTTGGATATGGAATTATAATCCTACTTATACTACTATCGTTAGTATTCCCATTATTTGGAGCAAGTCTATTATTAATTTTAGGAATGGAATACCTAAGAAAAAAACAATCTCGTAAAATTTCCTAA
- a CDS encoding cytochrome d ubiquinol oxidase subunit II: MLYVVLFFLIFSLYLYVVLGGADYGAGIVELFSSEENQKITKKTIYRVMGPVWEANHIWIIIMIVILWIAFPAYYNILVVNLHIPLTIVLLGVTLRGVAFVFRHYDAIIDNSQKLYDAMFKISSLITPIFLGMVFGGLISGQIQLSEDVSNLTFYEIFVRPWFNAFSILVGLFFAALCAFLSSVLLIGESEDGKENIYIRKAAIATIVVFVMGLITFIYGYIDDYFFVKNFITDPYAIVSMVISGILLIPLWFTIKKGRRVLSRLFAGLQVFLILLAALISHFPNIIISKNGSISLLDQIAPDSVINVLGISLIIGGAVILPGLFHLLKSFKMIKILEQNKNPSL, encoded by the coding sequence ATGTTGTATGTAGTATTATTCTTTTTGATATTTTCTCTGTATTTATATGTGGTTTTAGGAGGTGCAGATTATGGAGCAGGGATTGTAGAACTGTTTTCTTCAGAAGAGAATCAAAAAATAACAAAGAAAACAATTTATAGAGTAATGGGGCCTGTTTGGGAAGCAAATCATATATGGATTATCATTATGATCGTTATTTTGTGGATTGCTTTTCCTGCATATTACAATATATTGGTAGTTAATCTGCATATTCCTCTAACAATAGTATTATTAGGAGTTACGCTACGAGGAGTTGCTTTTGTTTTTAGACATTATGATGCGATAATTGATAATTCCCAAAAATTGTATGATGCCATGTTTAAAATATCAAGTTTGATTACTCCGATATTTTTAGGGATGGTGTTTGGTGGATTAATTAGTGGTCAAATTCAGCTTTCCGAAGATGTGAGTAATTTAACTTTTTACGAGATTTTTGTAAGACCTTGGTTTAATGCTTTTAGTATTTTAGTAGGATTGTTTTTTGCAGCTTTATGTGCATTCTTATCATCAGTATTGCTTATTGGTGAATCCGAAGATGGAAAAGAAAATATTTATATAAGAAAAGCTGCTATAGCTACTATTGTTGTATTCGTAATGGGGTTGATAACTTTTATATATGGATATATTGATGATTATTTTTTTGTAAAGAATTTTATCACAGATCCTTATGCTATTGTTTCCATGGTAATTTCGGGAATATTATTAATACCTCTTTGGTTTACTATAAAAAAGGGTAGGAGAGTGCTAAGTAGACTTTTTGCTGGATTACAGGTTTTTTTAATTTTACTTGCTGCATTAATATCACATTTTCCTAATATTATTATTAGTAAAAATGGAAGTATAAGCTTATTAGATCAAATAGCTCCTGATAGTGTGATTAATGTACTAGGAATATCATTAATTATTGGTGGAGCGGTTATTCTTCCGGGTTTATTTCATCTCTTGAAATCGTTTAAAATGATTAAAATTTTAGAACAGAATAAGAACCCTTCTCTATAA
- a CDS encoding DUF983 domain-containing protein → MNFLKGTKAYSIIKGTCPVCQNESMYSEKNPYLIKDTLKMNERCSSCNTKYKIEPSFFYGAMYVSYPVGIMFASTAFILSYLLLGINLIPTYCIIVVVMIVSLPIILRISRNIWINFFMSYK, encoded by the coding sequence ATGAATTTTTTAAAAGGAACAAAAGCTTATAGTATTATAAAAGGCACTTGTCCAGTTTGCCAAAACGAAAGTATGTATTCTGAGAAAAACCCATATTTAATTAAGGATACGCTAAAAATGAATGAACGATGCAGTTCTTGTAACACAAAATATAAAATTGAGCCCTCTTTCTTTTATGGAGCTATGTATGTTAGTTATCCAGTGGGTATTATGTTCGCAAGTACCGCCTTTATTCTGTCTTATCTTTTACTTGGTATCAACCTGATACCTACCTATTGCATAATTGTAGTGGTTATGATAGTTTCTCTTCCAATAATTCTTAGAATATCCAGAAATATTTGGATCAACTTTTTTATGAGTTACAAATAA